Proteins encoded in a region of the Drosophila busckii strain San Diego stock center, stock number 13000-0081.31 chromosome 2L, ASM1175060v1, whole genome shotgun sequence genome:
- the LOC108607664 gene encoding congested-like trachea protein isoform X2, which produces MATIEKVEHAPAERKANPLKSFITGGFGGICNVLSGHPLDTIKVRLQTMPRPAPGEQPMYRGTFDCAAKTIRNEGVRGLYKGMSAPLTGVAPIFAMCFAGYALGKRLQQTGEDAKLTYSQIFVAGSFSGLFSTLIMAPGERIKVLLQTQQGTGGERKYNGMIDCAGKLYKEGGLRSVFKGSCATMLRDLPANGLYFLSYEYLTNEYKRRYNRPNVDLLPAIVAGGLAGIFYWIGGMPADVLKSRLQSAPEGQFSGIRAVFKDLLKNDGIFALYRGFTPVILRAFPANAATFFGIELANAFFRRVAPDF; this is translated from the exons ATGGCAACCATCGAGAAAGTTGAGCATGCACCTGCTGAGCGTAAGGCGAATCCCCTCAAATCGTTCATCACTGGAGGATTTGGCGGCATTTGCAATGTGCTCTCTGGTCATCCATTGGACACCATTAAG GTGCGCTTACAAACAATGCCACGTCCTGCACCTGGCGAACAGCCCATGTATCGCGGCACATTCGACTGCGCTGCCAAGACCATACGCAACGAAGGTGTTCGTGGTCTCTACAAAGGCATGTCGGCGCCTCTAACAGGCGTTGCGCCCATATTCGCCATGTGCTTTGCCGGCTATGCGCTGGGCAAGCGTCTCCAGCAGACGGGCGAGGATGCCAAGCTCACGTACTCGCAAATCTTTGTGGCTGGATCGTTTTCGGGTCTGTTCTCTACGCTCATCATGGCGCCAGGGGAGCGCATCAAGGTTTTGCTGCAGACACAACAAGGCACTGGCGGTGAGCGCAAATACAACGGCATGATCGACTGTGCCGGCAAGCTATATAAGGAGGGAGGACTGCGCAGCGTTTTTAAGGGCAGCTGTGCCACAATGCTCAGGG ATCTGCCCGCCAATGGATTATATTTTCTCAGCTATGAGTATCTAACAAACGAGTACAAGCGCCGTTATAATCGCCCCAATGTGGATCTATTGCCGGCTATTGTGGCTGGTGGACTGGCTGGTATATTTTATTGGATTGGTGGCATGCCAGCGGATGTGCTGAAAAGTCGGCTGCAATCAG CTCCTGAGGGTCAATTTTCAGGCATTAGAGCTGTCTTCAAGGATTTGCTTAAGAACGATGGCATCTTTGCTTTATACAG agGCTTCACTCCCGTTATTTTACGCGCATTCCCCGCCAATGCTGCCACCTTTTTTGGCATCGAACTGGCCAATGCCTTCTTTCGCCGTGTGGCACCCGACTTTTAG
- the LOC108607664 gene encoding congested-like trachea protein isoform X3, whose translation MATIEKVEHAPAERKANPLKSFITGGFGGICNVLSGHPLDTIKVRLQTMPRPAPGEQPMYRGTFDCAAKTIRNEGVRGLYKGMSAPLTGVAPIFAMCFAGYALGKRLQQTGEDAKLTYSQIFVAGSFSGLFSTLIMAPGERIKVLLQTQQGTGGERKYNGMIDCAGKLYKEGGLRSVFKGSCATMLRVLSKIILKFWQQLKT comes from the exons ATGGCAACCATCGAGAAAGTTGAGCATGCACCTGCTGAGCGTAAGGCGAATCCCCTCAAATCGTTCATCACTGGAGGATTTGGCGGCATTTGCAATGTGCTCTCTGGTCATCCATTGGACACCATTAAG GTGCGCTTACAAACAATGCCACGTCCTGCACCTGGCGAACAGCCCATGTATCGCGGCACATTCGACTGCGCTGCCAAGACCATACGCAACGAAGGTGTTCGTGGTCTCTACAAAGGCATGTCGGCGCCTCTAACAGGCGTTGCGCCCATATTCGCCATGTGCTTTGCCGGCTATGCGCTGGGCAAGCGTCTCCAGCAGACGGGCGAGGATGCCAAGCTCACGTACTCGCAAATCTTTGTGGCTGGATCGTTTTCGGGTCTGTTCTCTACGCTCATCATGGCGCCAGGGGAGCGCATCAAGGTTTTGCTGCAGACACAACAAGGCACTGGCGGTGAGCGCAAATACAACGGCATGATCGACTGTGCCGGCAAGCTATATAAGGAGGGAGGACTGCGCAGCGTTTTTAAGGGCAGCTGTGCCACAATGCTCAGGG TGCTAAGCAAGATAATATTAAAGTTCTGGCAGCAGCTCAAGACCTAA
- the LOC108596106 gene encoding meiosis regulator and mRNA stability factor 1 yields the protein MPYNHNRACAAAAAVAAVTGHPLLSQQQQQLQQQQQQPLTLPLGYAGYQPSYAPIYQQSGQTLTATPTALPAASVACSSNSCSISVAATPADKALINTLAPSVKSSLNCSTSNSTADSSQAGHTFGSVTDPSNAVTLQITNLDYSLDESSLRNFLLNQLKPITPVVSLSFEGSSYVKVTVPDLYFAKQVVANLHRKKFGHKRMLVSYTRDSSLTEVNTLRCQVAGLLKDVPYYTLPMYKFRELFQSRFKTSISVLDLYKMQDICNINSDNNEDKFISLQPELINTLESSPLMEGLQHSVPYCTAHFKREQHKGWAEQEIEPLPNVCMSIAEIQQLIYPLLKQHPGDIPVATLLHCIEGQLKVPIAANESGVNLEHLVCCVQGIQIQVNNFGIKILGWLELSKEQAMASGASNAGNTSAASERSSGYFKSAVADPLFQISREVIELVKMSPKSTMKFNRFIPAYHNHFGKQCRVADYGYTKLIELFEALSSVVQIMGDGENRQITLTHRTQIRRFTSDLLRVLRANGNNSVLLSQLPSIFAQTQNRNFEITDYGVCNVVDILDGLVNSNVVVVTTVQQGKDILISMPKRKQTNLELEKTCVFAGEMVELFQNALQYSILFQKFVRSYHYHFADQCRLSDYGFLKLADLMDAINGVVEMEQNNDEDKKIMLAPKVARRVFALQCEDLIRNMTGNSNNCMKLEQVLRLHKKKFGYEIQPQTLGVPDIESAIKLMPYVEVLSKDQATWLICHHDDLEFRQLCYRACKQLLQREAATADADSSSELEPLSQEQFIAEFNAKHKQQLTESSLQAMRHAIEIYLEAEQSHVRLTRFMRFLVSIVRLLEQRPSMYLHELKLALDCGLSSTFEYGFPNLYSVIAAHDDLFTLNVGPTQESSEVALNINCELRLGTGASHHHLFGSLKLPYAKHKSQRGARTPLGEHNRPPPALAAPPHKTRAIASEYASSISSAAYKPQVKVNSSYQAYQEQLVGHNKCSPPTANCSVMSSTLLNSSGSANLSLCSTCSNKENSSLNSSLQFFNNSSSSSNNNSNSSFNTSSELNSSNITSSTAITAATPYAQSSKLWFRRQASFYQQQQQQQQQQQRQQQQLQQSFDGARDLYDLVRCNSPPISSIYQPPKPDTPPSEKLPFWIDPIWSNQQQHQQQQQPRQNLLNIRLPELKALNVLPMLLSPYTISKHENMKRQLFNFDNHDRKIA from the exons ATGCCCTATAACCATAATCGCGcctgtgctgcagctgctgcggttgctgcCGTGACGGGTCATCCGCTgctcagtcagcagcagcaacaactgcaacagcagcagcagcagccattaaCCTTGCCTCTGGGCTATGCGGGCTATCAGCCAAGTTATGCGCCCATCTATCAGCAGAGTGGGCAGACGttaactgccacgcccactgctttgccagcagctagcgtcgcctgcagcagcaacagctgcagcatttcTGTTGCAGCCACGCCCGCCGATAAGGCGCTGATTAATACGCTGGCGCCAAGCGTTAAGAGCAGCCTCAACTGCTCCACCAGCAACTCCACTGCGGACTCCTCCCAAGCTGGCCACACCTTTGGCAGTGTCACCGATCCCAGCAATGCGGTCACCTTGCAGATTACCAATCTGGATTACTCGCTAGACGAGAGCAGCTTGCGCAATTTTCTGCTGAATCAATTGAAGCCCATAACTCCGGTAGTTTCGCTCAGCTTCGAAGGCAGCTCCTATGTCAAGGTCACCGTACCGGATCTTTAC TTTGCCAAGCAGGTGGTGGCCAATTTGCATCGCAAGAAGTTTGGACATAAGCGCATGTTGGTCAGCTATACGCGCGATTCCTCGCTTACCGAGGTCAATACGCTGCGTTGTCAAGTTGCCGGATTGCTGAAG GACGTTCCGTACTATACATTGCCCATGTATAAGTTTCGTGAGCTGTTCCAGTCGCGCTTCAAGACCTCGATCAGTGTTCTGGATTTGTACAAGATGCAGGACATCTGCAACATAAACTCGGACAACAACGAGGATAAGTTCATCAGCCTGCAACCGGAGCTAATTAACACGCTGGAGAGCTCGCCGCTCATGGAGGGACTACAGCATAGCGTGCCCTACTGCACGGCTCACTTCAAGCGTGAGCAGCACAAGGGCTGGGCCGAGCAGGAGATTGAACCGTTGCCTAATGTGTGCATGAGCATTGCAGAGATACAACAGCTGATATATCCGCTGCTGAAGCAACATCCAGGCGATATACCagtggcaacgctgctgcactgcatcgAGGGGCAGTTGAAGGTGCCGATTGCGGCCAATGAGAGCGGCGTGAATCTGGAGCACTTGGTATGCTGTGTGCAGGGCATACAGATACAGGTGAACAATTTTGGCATCAAGATACTAGGCTGGCTGGAGCTAAGCAAGGAGCAAGCAATGGCCAGCGGAGCTAGCAATGCTGGCAACACCAGCGCTGCAAGTGAACGCAGCAGCGGCTACTTCAAGAGCGCTGTGGCAGATCCACTATTCCAAATCTCACGTGAGGTTATCGAACTGGTGAAAATGTCACCCAAATCGACGATGAAGTTCAATCGCTTTATACCCGCGTATCATAATCACTTTGGCAAGCAATGCCGTGTGGCAGATTATGGCTACACCAAGCTCATTGAACTCTTCGAAGCGCTAAGCTCGGTGGTGCAGATAATGGGTGATGGGGAAAATCGTCAGATAACCCTCACCCATCGCACCCAAATCAGACGTTTTACTTCCGATTTGCTGCGCGTTCTACGCGCCAATGGAAACAATTCCGTGCTGCTCTCCCAGCTGCCCAGCATCTTTGCTCAGACCCAGAATCGCAACTTTGAGATCACCGACTATGGTGTTTGCAATGTGGTGGACATCTTGGATGGTCTGGTGAACAGCAATGTGGTGGTGGTCACGACAGTGCAGCAGGGCAAGGACATATTGATATCCATGCCCAAGCGCAAGCAAACCAATTTGGAGCTAGAGAAGACCTGCGTCTTCGCCGGCGAAATGGTCGAGCTCTTCCAAAATGCTCTGCAGTACAGCATTCTGTTCCAAAAGTTCGTGCGCTCCTATCACTATCACTTTGCGGATCAGTGTCGTCTAAGCGATTATGGCTTCCTCAAGCTGGCCGATCTGATGGATGCCATCAATGGTGTGGTCGAAATGGAACAGAACAACGATGAGGATAAGAAAATAATGCTGGCACCCAAAGTGGCCAGACGCGTCTTTGCCCTGCAGTGCGAGGATCTTATTCGCAATATGACTGGCAACTCCAACAACTGCATGAAACTGGAGCAAGTGCTGCGTTTGCATAAGAAGAAGTTCGGCTATGAGATACAGCCGCAGACGTTGGGCGTGCCGGACATTGAGAGCGCCATCAAGTTAATGCCCTATGTGGAAGTGCTGTCCAAGGATCAGGCCACCTGGCTCATCTGTCATCACGACGATTTGGAATTTCGCCAGCTTTGCTATCGTGcctgcaagcagctgctgcaacgcgAAGCTGCCACTGCTGATGCCGACTCCAGCAGCGAGTTGGAGCCGCTCAGTCAGGAGCAGTTTATTGCTGAATTTAATgccaagcacaagcagcagctaacggAGTCATCACTGCAAGCAATGCGTCATGCCATAGAG ATCTATCTGGAGGCGGAGCAATCGCATGTGCGCCTGACACGCTTTATGCGTTTTCTGGTGTCCATAGTGCGTCTGCTGGAGCAACGTCCCAGTATGTATTTGCATGAGCTCAAGCTGGCCTTGGATTGCGGCTTGAGCAGCACATTCGAGTACGGATTTCCCAATCTTTATTCAGTGATTGCGGCACACGATGATCTGTTTACGCTAAATGTGGGACCCACTCAGGAGAGCAGTGAAGTGGCGCTGAATATCAACTGTGAAT TACGTCTGGGCACTGGCGCCAGTCATCATCATCTGTTTGGTTCGCTCAAGTTGCCCTATGCCAAGCACAAGTCGCAGCGAGGCGCCCGCACGCCGCTGGGCGAGCACAATCGTCCACCGCCGGCACTGGCAGCGCCGCCACACAAGACTCGTGCCATTGCCAGTGAGTATGCCAGCAGCATATCGAGCGCTGCGTATAAGCCGCAGGTGAAGGTCAACAGCAGCTATCAGGCCTATCAGGAGCAATTGGTGGGTCACAATAAATGCTCTCCACCCACGGCCAATTGCTCGGTGATGTCTTCTACTTTGTTGAACAGCTCGGGTTCAGCCAATTTGAGTTTGTGCAGCACTTGCAGCAACAAGGAGAACAGCTCCTTGAACAGCTCGCTGCAGTTcttcaacaacagcagcagcagcagcaataacaacagcaacagctcgTTCAACACATCCTCCGAGCTCAATAGCAGCAATATAACATCCAGCACTGCCATAACAGCTGCCACGCCCTATGCACAGTCCAGCAAGCTCTGGTTCCGTCGGCAGGCCAGCttctatcagcagcagcagcaacaacaacagcaacaacagcgacaacagcaacaattgcagcaatcCTTTGATGGCGCTCGAGATTTATACGACTTGGTTAGATGCAATTCACCGCCAATAAGCTCCATCTATCAGCCACCCAAGCCAGACACACCACCCAGTGAG AAACTGCCGTTCTGGATTGATCCCATTTGgagcaatcagcagcagcaccagcaacaacagcagccacgaCAGAATTTGTTAAACATACGCCTGCCAGAGTTGAAGGCCCTAAATGTATTGCCCATGCTTTTGTCGCCCTATACCATATCCAAACATGAGAATATGAAGCGACAGTTATTTAACTTTGATAATCATGATCGCAAAATAGCTTAA
- the LOC108608282 gene encoding scavenger receptor class B member 1 isoform X1 produces the protein MMKDFGKMFARPYSAVSASDEEAGINANRPNSTHNDSSTMAATAAASAISLPKTDASLAAAQRRKSLKANRSMKPMDILGSFFNEQHHSKRSARSPTRAFLLLAIGFLAITTAVLVKVFQPYDLIFKWKLIMAENGEIFNLWAKPPVDLYIKIYLFNITNAEAFLAGREKLQVEQVGPYVYKELMTHENITFNDNNTVSTTPSHPLVWQEHMSEGRREDDEVVMLNIAMLAISHLTANHNYFFVRLPLQGLFASTKSEPIVRMTAKEFMFGYPSALATLGNTFLPNWISFEKVGLIDRMYDFSSDFETFYTGVPNPAISGLYATYRGETTLPNWETDHCSNIEYASDGTKFKSFIQPNDTVKFFRKSMCRPINLYRVGEERTFGSLRGYDYVFEDNAFDNGATNEANKCFCRNGDCQPVGLIDVTDCYYGFPISLSFPHFMNGDVGLVENVTGMNPDPEQHSTAFVIQPESGLPLSLSVKVQINMHFKDLQNYPQVSRFSHLTAPMLWFEIMMPKLPDELDTRFNFYLNLLPLVNPIGFWAALLLGVCLLIYAITRATLHMSSFTRQATNISDGKYARANLLQNLAGNVAGIGSGNQVYNPCELQLLDDKKHVIIRDSAEQEQSYQERRQSAFALELEPAISDAESSDEGNESDTVTLSRNSTTSSSCIEVENCDDCLDCFEESDLQLDAVQQSSKQELGVSLASSGFASSPASASSYSSNSSSPMFAESNKNPNSEANSHGRSNSWLPYAHPEQFGGIATTKP, from the exons ATGATGAAGGACTTTGGCAAAATGTTTGCGCGTCCCTACAGTGCAGTCAGTGCTAGCGATGAGGAGGCCGGCATTAATGCCAATCGGCCCAACTCGACGCATAATGATAGCTCAACCATggccgcaacagcagctgcctcaGCCATATCCTTGCCCAAAACAGACGCATCCTTGGCGGCGGCCCAACGTCGCAAAAGCTTGAAGGCAAATCGCTCCATGAAGCCCATGGACATTCTGGGCAGCTTCTTCAACGAACAGCATCACAGCAAGCGCAGTGCTCGCTCTCCAACAC gtgcctttttgttgctggccatTGGATTTTTGGCTATAACAACGGCGGTGCTGGTTAAAGTATTTCAACCCTATGATTTGATATTCAAATGG AAATTGATTATGGCCGAAAACGGTGAGATTTTCAATCTCTGGGCCAAACCACCAGTCGATTtgtatatcaaaatatatttattcaacatTACCAATGCTGAGGCCTTTCTGGCGGGTCGCGAAAAGTTGCAAGTGGAACAAGTGGGTCCCTATGTCTACAA GGAGCTGATGACACATGAGAATATTACGTTCAACGATAATAATACAGTGTCTACAACGCCAAGTCATCCATTGGTTTGGCAGGAGCATATGTCCGAGGGTCGTCGGGAGGATGATGAAGTTGTTATGCTTAATATTGCTATGCTG GCCATATCTCATCTGACGGCCAATCATAATTATTTCTTTGTGCGTCTGCCGCTTCAAGGCCTTTTTGCCAGCACCAAATCGGAGCCGATTGTTCGCATGACAGCCAAGGAGTTCATGTTCGGATATCCCTCAGCGCTGGCCACGCTGGGCAACACATTCTTGCCCAACTGGATCTCGTTTGAGAAAGTGGGTCTGATCGATCGCATGTATGACTTCTCATCGGATTTCGAGACATTCTATACGGGTGTGCCCAATCCGGCCATATCGGGTCTATATGCCACATATCGCGGCGAGACAACGCTGCCCAATTGGGAGACCGATCATTGCAGCAACATTGAGTACGCATCCGATGGCACCAAGTTCAAAAGCTTCATTCAGCCCAACGATACCGTCAAATTCTTCAGAAAAAGCATGTGCCGGCCCATCAATTTG TATCGCGTTGGTGAGGAGCGCACTTTTGGCAGTCTGAGGGGCTATGACTATGTCTTTGAGGATAATGCCTTTGATAATGGCGCTACTAACGAGGCCAACAAGTGCTTCTGTCGTAATG GCGATTGTCAACCAGTTGGCCTTATTGACGTCACGGACTGTTATTACGGTTTTCCAATCTCGCTAAGCTTTCCGCACTTTATGAATGGCGATGTGGGTCTGGTGGAAAATGTAACTGGCATGAATCCCGATCCTGAGCAGCACTCAACAGCGTTTGTCATACAACCG GAATCCGGTCTGCCGTTGTCGCTGTCCGTAAAAGTGCAAATCAACATGCATTTCAAGGATCTGCAAAACTATCCGCAAGTTTCGCGGTTTAGTCACCTCACAGCACCCATGCTCTGGTTTGAGATT ATGATGCCCAAGCTGCCCGATGAGCTGGACACACGATTCAATTTCTACTTAAACCTGCTGCCCCTGGTCAATCCCATTGGCTTCtgggctgcgctgctgctgggcgtcTGTCTGCTGATTTATGCCATAACCCGCGCCACACTGCACATGTCCAGCTTTACCCGCCAGGCCACCAACATCTCCGATGGCAAATATGCGCGCGCCAATCTGCTGCAGAATCTGGCGGGCAATGTGGCCGGCATTGGCTCTGGCAACCAGGTGTATAATCCCtgcgagctgcagctgctggatgACAAGAAGCATGTGATTATACGCGACAGCGCGGAACAGGAGCAGTCGTATCAGGAACGCCGTCAGTCTGCCTTTGCCTTGGAACTGGAGCCTGCGATCTCCGATGCGGAAAGCAGCGATGAGGGCAATGAGAGTGATACGGTGACGCTTAGTCGCAACTCCACCACATCGAGCTCCTGCATCGAAGTGGAGAACTGCGATGATTGCCTGGATTGCTTTGAGGAAAGCGATTTGCAGTTGGATGCAGTGCAGCAGAGTAGCAAGCAAGAG CTGGGCGTTAGTTTGGCCAGCAGTGGATTTGCCTCTTCGCCTGCCTCCGCCAGCAGTTACAGCTCGAACT
- the LOC108607664 gene encoding congested-like trachea protein isoform X1: MATIEKVEHAPAERKANPLKSFITGGFGGICNVLSGHPLDTIKVRLQTMPRPAPGEQPMYRGTFDCAAKTIRNEGVRGLYKGMSAPLTGVAPIFAMCFAGYALGKRLQQTGEDAKLTYSQIFVAGSFSGLFSTLIMAPGERIKVLLQTQQGTGGERKYNGMIDCAGKLYKEGGLRSVFKGSCATMLRDLPANGLYFLVYEYIQDVAKARSETGKINTASTIFAGGAAGMAYWILGMPADVLKSRLQSAPEGTYKHGVRSVFKDLIVKDGPLALYRGVTPIMIRAFPANAACFFGIELANNFFNMVAPSF; the protein is encoded by the exons ATGGCAACCATCGAGAAAGTTGAGCATGCACCTGCTGAGCGTAAGGCGAATCCCCTCAAATCGTTCATCACTGGAGGATTTGGCGGCATTTGCAATGTGCTCTCTGGTCATCCATTGGACACCATTAAG GTGCGCTTACAAACAATGCCACGTCCTGCACCTGGCGAACAGCCCATGTATCGCGGCACATTCGACTGCGCTGCCAAGACCATACGCAACGAAGGTGTTCGTGGTCTCTACAAAGGCATGTCGGCGCCTCTAACAGGCGTTGCGCCCATATTCGCCATGTGCTTTGCCGGCTATGCGCTGGGCAAGCGTCTCCAGCAGACGGGCGAGGATGCCAAGCTCACGTACTCGCAAATCTTTGTGGCTGGATCGTTTTCGGGTCTGTTCTCTACGCTCATCATGGCGCCAGGGGAGCGCATCAAGGTTTTGCTGCAGACACAACAAGGCACTGGCGGTGAGCGCAAATACAACGGCATGATCGACTGTGCCGGCAAGCTATATAAGGAGGGAGGACTGCGCAGCGTTTTTAAGGGCAGCTGTGCCACAATGCTCAGGG ATTTGCCTGCCAATGGACTTTACTTCTTGGTCTATGAGTACATCCAAGATGTTGCCAAGGCCAGGTCGGAAACGGGCAAAATAAACACAGCGTCCACTATTtttgctggtggtgctgctggcaTGGCCTATTGGATTTTGGGTATGCCCGCCGATGTGCTTAAGAGTCGCCTGCAGTCAG CTCCTGAGGGCACCTATAAGCATGGCGTGCGCAGCGTTTTCAAGGATCTGATTGTTAAGGATGGTCCATTGGCCTTGTATCGTGGCGTTACGCCCATTATGATACGTGCTTTCCCAGCTAATGCTGCCTGCTTCTTTGGCATTGAGTTGGCTAACAACTTTTTCAATATGGTAGCGCCCAGTTTTTAG
- the LOC108608282 gene encoding scavenger receptor class B member 1 isoform X2 — protein sequence MFYNATRGAFLLLAIGFLAITTAVLVKVFQPYDLIFKWKLIMAENGEIFNLWAKPPVDLYIKIYLFNITNAEAFLAGREKLQVEQVGPYVYKELMTHENITFNDNNTVSTTPSHPLVWQEHMSEGRREDDEVVMLNIAMLAISHLTANHNYFFVRLPLQGLFASTKSEPIVRMTAKEFMFGYPSALATLGNTFLPNWISFEKVGLIDRMYDFSSDFETFYTGVPNPAISGLYATYRGETTLPNWETDHCSNIEYASDGTKFKSFIQPNDTVKFFRKSMCRPINLYRVGEERTFGSLRGYDYVFEDNAFDNGATNEANKCFCRNGDCQPVGLIDVTDCYYGFPISLSFPHFMNGDVGLVENVTGMNPDPEQHSTAFVIQPESGLPLSLSVKVQINMHFKDLQNYPQVSRFSHLTAPMLWFEIMMPKLPDELDTRFNFYLNLLPLVNPIGFWAALLLGVCLLIYAITRATLHMSSFTRQATNISDGKYARANLLQNLAGNVAGIGSGNQVYNPCELQLLDDKKHVIIRDSAEQEQSYQERRQSAFALELEPAISDAESSDEGNESDTVTLSRNSTTSSSCIEVENCDDCLDCFEESDLQLDAVQQSSKQELGVSLASSGFASSPASASSYSSNSSSPMFAESNKNPNSEANSHGRSNSWLPYAHPEQFGGIATTKP from the exons ATGTTCTACAATGCTACCAGAG gtgcctttttgttgctggccatTGGATTTTTGGCTATAACAACGGCGGTGCTGGTTAAAGTATTTCAACCCTATGATTTGATATTCAAATGG AAATTGATTATGGCCGAAAACGGTGAGATTTTCAATCTCTGGGCCAAACCACCAGTCGATTtgtatatcaaaatatatttattcaacatTACCAATGCTGAGGCCTTTCTGGCGGGTCGCGAAAAGTTGCAAGTGGAACAAGTGGGTCCCTATGTCTACAA GGAGCTGATGACACATGAGAATATTACGTTCAACGATAATAATACAGTGTCTACAACGCCAAGTCATCCATTGGTTTGGCAGGAGCATATGTCCGAGGGTCGTCGGGAGGATGATGAAGTTGTTATGCTTAATATTGCTATGCTG GCCATATCTCATCTGACGGCCAATCATAATTATTTCTTTGTGCGTCTGCCGCTTCAAGGCCTTTTTGCCAGCACCAAATCGGAGCCGATTGTTCGCATGACAGCCAAGGAGTTCATGTTCGGATATCCCTCAGCGCTGGCCACGCTGGGCAACACATTCTTGCCCAACTGGATCTCGTTTGAGAAAGTGGGTCTGATCGATCGCATGTATGACTTCTCATCGGATTTCGAGACATTCTATACGGGTGTGCCCAATCCGGCCATATCGGGTCTATATGCCACATATCGCGGCGAGACAACGCTGCCCAATTGGGAGACCGATCATTGCAGCAACATTGAGTACGCATCCGATGGCACCAAGTTCAAAAGCTTCATTCAGCCCAACGATACCGTCAAATTCTTCAGAAAAAGCATGTGCCGGCCCATCAATTTG TATCGCGTTGGTGAGGAGCGCACTTTTGGCAGTCTGAGGGGCTATGACTATGTCTTTGAGGATAATGCCTTTGATAATGGCGCTACTAACGAGGCCAACAAGTGCTTCTGTCGTAATG GCGATTGTCAACCAGTTGGCCTTATTGACGTCACGGACTGTTATTACGGTTTTCCAATCTCGCTAAGCTTTCCGCACTTTATGAATGGCGATGTGGGTCTGGTGGAAAATGTAACTGGCATGAATCCCGATCCTGAGCAGCACTCAACAGCGTTTGTCATACAACCG GAATCCGGTCTGCCGTTGTCGCTGTCCGTAAAAGTGCAAATCAACATGCATTTCAAGGATCTGCAAAACTATCCGCAAGTTTCGCGGTTTAGTCACCTCACAGCACCCATGCTCTGGTTTGAGATT ATGATGCCCAAGCTGCCCGATGAGCTGGACACACGATTCAATTTCTACTTAAACCTGCTGCCCCTGGTCAATCCCATTGGCTTCtgggctgcgctgctgctgggcgtcTGTCTGCTGATTTATGCCATAACCCGCGCCACACTGCACATGTCCAGCTTTACCCGCCAGGCCACCAACATCTCCGATGGCAAATATGCGCGCGCCAATCTGCTGCAGAATCTGGCGGGCAATGTGGCCGGCATTGGCTCTGGCAACCAGGTGTATAATCCCtgcgagctgcagctgctggatgACAAGAAGCATGTGATTATACGCGACAGCGCGGAACAGGAGCAGTCGTATCAGGAACGCCGTCAGTCTGCCTTTGCCTTGGAACTGGAGCCTGCGATCTCCGATGCGGAAAGCAGCGATGAGGGCAATGAGAGTGATACGGTGACGCTTAGTCGCAACTCCACCACATCGAGCTCCTGCATCGAAGTGGAGAACTGCGATGATTGCCTGGATTGCTTTGAGGAAAGCGATTTGCAGTTGGATGCAGTGCAGCAGAGTAGCAAGCAAGAG CTGGGCGTTAGTTTGGCCAGCAGTGGATTTGCCTCTTCGCCTGCCTCCGCCAGCAGTTACAGCTCGAACT